DNA from Oryzisolibacter sp. LB2S:
GGTATCGAGCAGCTGGCGCTGCTCGGGCGTGAGCGTGCTGGTCTGTGCCGGCTGCAGCACCAGCACGCCGCGCAGGCGCATGGGGCCTTTGAGCGGCAGCAGCAGGCTGGCGCTGGCGGGCAGGGTGTTGGTGCCCCGGCCGGCGGCCTCGCCGTGGTCAAAGCACCATTGCGCCACGGCCGGGTCCACCGCCGCCGTGGCGCCGGGCTGAAGCACCAAACGGTTGTCGTCGTCGGCCACCAACAGGGCCGACTGGGCCGCAAACTCGGCACGCAAAAAGCGTGCCGCCACCTCGGCCACCTGCTCGACCTGCAGCACGGCCGAGAGCTCGCGCGACATCTGGTAGAGCCCGCGCACGCGGCGCTCGCGCTCGGTGGCGGCGCGCGCCTGGGTACGCAGGCTGGCCATGAGCTGGCCCACGACCAGCGCCACCACCAGCATCACGGCGAAGGTGATGAGGTATTGCACGTCGCTGACGCTGAAGGACAGGCGCGGCGGCACAAAGAAAAAGTCGAACAGCGCCACGCCCAGAAAGGCCGCCAGCATGGCCGGCCCGCGCCCATGGCGCAGCGCCACACCCACCACCACCAGCAAAAACAGCATGACGATATTGGTCAGCTCCAGCCAGCTGCTCAGCGGCGTGGCCAGCAGGGCCACGGCAAAGCAGGCGCCGGTAGCCAGCGCATAGCCCTGCCAAGCCAGAGGCGCGGCGGCCGCGCTGGGGCGACGCTCGGGCACGCGTTCGCGCGCGGGCAGCGGCACCTGCAGAATGTCCATGTCCGGCGTCAGCTCGGCCAGGCGCTCGGTGAGCGAGGCGCGCCAGTGCCTGCGCCCGCTGCGCCGCCCCAGCACCAGGCGCGAGAGATTGTGCTCGCGCGCGTAGCGCGCCAGGGTGTGGACCACGTCGGCCCCGGTGGGCGTGGCAATGCCCGCACCCAGCTCCTGCGCCAGCTTGAGCGCGCGCAGCGCCTGCTCGCGCGCGGCCGGCTCCACGTTCTGCTGCGAGGGCGCATCGACAAACACCGCGTGCCAGGGCAGGCCGCTTTGCGCCGCCAGGCGTGCTGCGCTGCGCACCACGGCCTCGCCACCCGCGCCCGGGCCCACGCAGGCGAGCAGCGCGTCGCGCGTGGACCATTGCGGCTGTCCACCCACATGGCCGCTGGTGCGGCGCCAGGTCTGCATCTGGCTGTCCACCCGGTCGGCCGTGCGGCGCAGCGCCAGCTCGCGCAGCGCGATCAGGTTGCCCTTGCGAAAAAAGTTGGCCGCCGCCTGCTCGGCCTGCGCCGGGATATAGACCTTGCCCGCCGCCAGCCGCGCCAGCAGCTCGTCGGGCGGCAGATCGACCACCACCACCTCGTCGGCGCTGTCGAACAGGGTGTCGGGCACCGTCTCCCACACGCGGATGCCGGTGATGCCGCCAACGATGTCGTTGAGGCTCTCCAGGTGCTGCACGTTCATCGTGCTCCACACGTCGATGCCCGCGGCCAGCAGCTCCTGCACGTCCTGCCAGCGCTTGGGGTGGCGCGAGCCGGGGGCGTTGCTGTGCGCCAGCTCGTCGAGCAGCACCAGCGGCGGCTCGGCCCCGCCCAGATGCTGCGCGCCAAAGGCCAGGGCCGCGTCCAGGTCAAACTCCTGCAGCACATGACCCCGGTGGGCCACGTCGCGCAGCACCAGCCGGGGCAGCTCGGCGGCCATGGCCTCGGTCTCGGCGCGCCCATGGGTTTCGACCAGGCCCACCACCAGCGGCCGGCCCTGCGCCTGCGCCCGGTGTGCAGCGGCGAGCATGGCGTAGGTCTTGCCCACCCCGGCCGAGGCGCCAAAGAAAATCTTCAGCCGCCCGCGCCCGACCTGCGCCGCCTCGGCGTGCACCTGGCGCAGCAGCGCGTCGGGATCGGGGCGGGTGTCGGCGGCGTCGTGCATTTCAGCGGGCATGGTCAATGGTAGTGAGGGAATCAGGCCTGCTCGTCGTCCTGCGCCGGCGCGCCGGCACTGCGGCGCACCAGCAGCCAGGCCAGGGCCACGGGCAGCAGCAGCACGGCCAGGGCAGCGAGCACGGCCAGGCCATCGGCAAGGGGTGAATCAAGCGCCATCATTACTATGTTTTGATAGCCGCTTGCGCTTATCCAGCAAGCCCTATGGCCGAAATCAATACATCAATCAGCTTGATGCCGACAAAGGGCACGATGACCCCGCCCAGGCCGTAGATCAGCAGGTTGCGCCGCAGCAGGGCAGCCGCTGGGGCAGCGCGGTACGGCACGCCCTTGAGCGCCAGCGGGATCAGCACGACGATGATGAGGGCGTTGAAGATCACCGCCGACAGGATGGCCGAGCTGGGGCTGGCCAGGCCCATGACGTTGAGCGCCGCCAGCTGCGGGTAGGTGCTGACAAAGGCCGCCGGGATGATGGCGAAGTACTTGGCCAGGTCGTTGGCGATGCTGAAGGTGGTGAGCGCGCCGCGCGTCATCAGCATCTGCTTGCCGGTCTCGACGATCTCGATCAGCTTGGTGGGGTTGCTGTCGAGGTCCACCATGTTGCCCGCCTCCTTGGCCGCCTGGGTGCCGGTGTTCATGGCCACGGCCACGTCGGCCTGGGCCAGGGCCGGGGCGTCGTTGGTGCCGTCGCCGGTCATGGCCACGAGCTGGCCCTGCGCCTGGTGCGCCCGGATCAGCGCCAGCTTGGCCTCGGGCGTGGCCTCGGCCAGGAAGTCGTCCACCCCGGCCTCGGCGGCAATGGCGGCGGCCGTGAGGCGGTTGTCGCCGGTGATCATCACGGTCTTGATGCCCATGCGGCGCAACTCGGCAAAGCGCTCCTTGATGCCGCCCTTGACGATGTCCTTGAGCTCGACAACGCCCAGCGCGCGGCGGCCCTCGGCCACCACCAGCGGCGTGCTGCCCCGGCGCGCGACCTCGTCCACCACCTGCTGCAGCTCGGGCGGAAAACTCCCGCCCAGCGCCTCAATATGCTGGCGCACGGCCTGGGCCGCGCCCTTGCGGATGCTGCGGCCCCCTCCTTCAGGGCCCGCCATGTCCACGCCGCTCATACGCGTCTGCGCCGAGAAGTGCACGAACTGGGCGCCGAGCTTTTCCACGTCACGCTCGCGCAGGTTGAAGCGCTGCTTGGCCAGCACGACGATGCTGCGGCCCTCGGGGGTTTCGTCGGCCAGCGACGCGAGCTGCGCGGCGTCGGCCAGCTGCTCCTCGCCCACGCCCGGCGCGGCGATGAAGCTGCTGGCCTGGCGGTTACCCAGGGTGATGGTGCCGGTCTTGTCCAGCAGCAGCACGTCCACGTCGCCCGCAGCCTCCACGGCGCGGCCCGAGGTGGCGATCACGTTGGCCTGCATCAGCCGGCTCATGCCCGCCACGCCAATGGCCGAGAGCAGGCCGCCGATGGTGGTCGGAATCAGGCACACCAGAAGCGCCACCAGCACCGTGATGCCCACCACCGCCCCGCTGCCGGCCTGCGCCACGGCAAACTGCGAGAACGGCAGCAGCGTGGCAATGACCAGCAGGAACACCAGCGTGAGCCCCACCAGCAGGATGGTGAGCGCGATCTCGTTGGGCGTTTTCTTGCGGTTTGCGCCCTCGACCATGGCGATCATGCGATCGACAAAGGTCTCGCCCGGGTTCACCGCCACGCGCACCACGATCCAGTCCGAGAGCACGCGGGTGCCGCCGGTGACGGCGGAAAAGTCACCGCCCGACTCGCGGATCACGGGCGCCGATTCGCCGGTGATGGCCGACTCGTCCACCGAGGCCACGCCGTCGAGCACCTCGCCGTCTGCAGGGATGGTCTCGCCCGCCTCGACCAGCACAACGTCGCCCTTGCGCAGGCTGTCGGCCTCGATGGGCAGCCATTGCAATGCGCTGCGTGCATGGTGGCCCGCTTCGTAGCGGCTGCCATCGAGCTTCTTGGCCCAGGTCTGCTTTTTCAGG
Protein-coding regions in this window:
- a CDS encoding DUF4118 domain-containing protein, whose protein sequence is MPAEMHDAADTRPDPDALLRQVHAEAAQVGRGRLKIFFGASAGVGKTYAMLAAAHRAQAQGRPLVVGLVETHGRAETEAMAAELPRLVLRDVAHRGHVLQEFDLDAALAFGAQHLGGAEPPLVLLDELAHSNAPGSRHPKRWQDVQELLAAGIDVWSTMNVQHLESLNDIVGGITGIRVWETVPDTLFDSADEVVVVDLPPDELLARLAAGKVYIPAQAEQAAANFFRKGNLIALRELALRRTADRVDSQMQTWRRTSGHVGGQPQWSTRDALLACVGPGAGGEAVVRSAARLAAQSGLPWHAVFVDAPSQQNVEPAAREQALRALKLAQELGAGIATPTGADVVHTLARYAREHNLSRLVLGRRSGRRHWRASLTERLAELTPDMDILQVPLPARERVPERRPSAAAAPLAWQGYALATGACFAVALLATPLSSWLELTNIVMLFLLVVVGVALRHGRGPAMLAAFLGVALFDFFFVPPRLSFSVSDVQYLITFAVMLVVALVVGQLMASLRTQARAATERERRVRGLYQMSRELSAVLQVEQVAEVAARFLRAEFAAQSALLVADDDNRLVLQPGATAAVDPAVAQWCFDHGEAAGRGTNTLPASASLLLPLKGPMRLRGVLVLQPAQTSTLTPEQRQLLDTCASLLAISIERIHYIQVAQSTTVQMESERLRNSLLSAISHDLRTPLAALVGLADTLQRAQPPLMPAHAETAAAMRESAQRMNALVANLLDMARLEAGSVPLRREWLPLEEVLGSALQSCQGLLARHPVALQLQDDLPLLHLDGTLLERVLANLLENAAKYTPAETPIRIAAAPLAQEVRITVDDDGPGLPPGREEAVFEKFERGSKEQAAPGVGLGLAICRAIVQAHGGRIWGENRQQEGRVAGARFVIVLPRGEPPQDDGSQALPAETP
- the kdpB gene encoding potassium-transporting ATPase subunit KdpB, which translates into the protein MHNKKSLSLFDPALTRQALRESLAKLAPQAQWRNPVMFVVYLGSILTTLLFFQALAGEGEAPAGFILAVSLWLWFTVLFANFAEALAEGRSKAQAASLRGLKKQTWAKKLDGSRYEAGHHARSALQWLPIEADSLRKGDVVLVEAGETIPADGEVLDGVASVDESAITGESAPVIRESGGDFSAVTGGTRVLSDWIVVRVAVNPGETFVDRMIAMVEGANRKKTPNEIALTILLVGLTLVFLLVIATLLPFSQFAVAQAGSGAVVGITVLVALLVCLIPTTIGGLLSAIGVAGMSRLMQANVIATSGRAVEAAGDVDVLLLDKTGTITLGNRQASSFIAAPGVGEEQLADAAQLASLADETPEGRSIVVLAKQRFNLRERDVEKLGAQFVHFSAQTRMSGVDMAGPEGGGRSIRKGAAQAVRQHIEALGGSFPPELQQVVDEVARRGSTPLVVAEGRRALGVVELKDIVKGGIKERFAELRRMGIKTVMITGDNRLTAAAIAAEAGVDDFLAEATPEAKLALIRAHQAQGQLVAMTGDGTNDAPALAQADVAVAMNTGTQAAKEAGNMVDLDSNPTKLIEIVETGKQMLMTRGALTTFSIANDLAKYFAIIPAAFVSTYPQLAALNVMGLASPSSAILSAVIFNALIIVVLIPLALKGVPYRAAPAAALLRRNLLIYGLGGVIVPFVGIKLIDVLISAIGLAG